The following coding sequences lie in one Nerophis lumbriciformis linkage group LG02, RoL_Nlum_v2.1, whole genome shotgun sequence genomic window:
- the rab23 gene encoding ras-related protein Rab-23 gives MLEEDMEVAIKVVVVGNGAVGKSSMIQRYCKGVFTKDYKKTIGVDFLERQIIVNDEDVRLMLWDTAGQEEFDAITKAYYRGAQACVLVFSTTDRDSFQAIDNWKEKIEAEVGDIPAVLVQNKIDLLEETLIKNEEAEGLAKRLKLRFYRASVKEDLNVTEVFKYLAEKYLQQLKQQTAEETEAVNTNSNKIGVFNTTSSNVCNQNSSNGREVITLRPNKQRTKKSKNPFGSCSLL, from the exons ATGCTGGAGGAGGACATGGAAGTGGCCATCAAGGTGGTCGTGGTGGGCAACGGTGCCGTGGGAAAGTCCAGCATGATCCAACGCTACTGCAAGGGAGTCTTCACCAAGGACTACAAAAAGACCATCGGCGTGGACTTTCTGGAAAGACAGATCAT TGTGAACGACGAGGATGTCCGCCTCATGTTGTGGGACACCGCTGGCCAGGAGGAGTTTGATGCAATCACCAAGGCGTACTACCGCG GCGCCCAAGCGTGCGTGCTGGTCTTCTCCACAACAGACAGAGATTCCTTTCAGGCAATCGACAACTGGAAGGAGAAGATCGAAGCCGAGGTGGGAGATATCCCAGCAGTCTTGGTGCAGAATAAGATTGACCTCCTGGAGGAAACACTTATAAAGAA CGAGGAGGCAGAGGGTTTAGCCAAGAGGCTTAAATTGAGATTTTACAGAGCTTCAGTCAAAGAAGACCTAAATGTCACAGAGG TGTTTAAGTACTTAGCAGAAAAGTACCTTCAACAACTCAAACAGCAAACAGCAGAGGAGACAGAGGCAGTAAACACCAATAGCAACAAAATAG GCGTTTTTAATACCACAAGTAGTAATGTCTGCAACCAAAACTCCAGCAATGGCAGAGAAGTCATCACACTTCGACCTAACAAACAAAGGACCAAGAAGAGTAAAAATCCATTCGGGAGTTGCAGCCTCCTCTAG